In a genomic window of Quercus lobata isolate SW786 chromosome 4, ValleyOak3.0 Primary Assembly, whole genome shotgun sequence:
- the LOC115987270 gene encoding cyclin-U2-1: protein MAQTNVISLFVYSQSRLQSLKKKKTTVSLHSLYHRLLSHLNIYKPLSNPTKSHNLISLSLSLSHYSLIHMASSQLTISPRKLRSDVYSYSYQDDSNTPLVINVLASLIERSMARNERIVKNCRWALSKDVRTRVFDCHETPDMTIESYLERIFRYTRAGPSVYVVAYVYIDRFCQTNPGFRINATNVHRLLVTTIMVASKYVEDMNYRNSYFARVGGLTTEELNTMELEFLFLMKFKLHVNVSVFESYCSHLEREVSIGGGYHIERTLRCAEEIKARQNEESGYTKIARVML, encoded by the exons ATGGCCCAAACCAATGtcatttctctctttgtttatTCACAATCAAGACTACagtctctcaaaaaaaaaaagactacagTCTCTCTACACTCTCTATATCACCGACTCCTTTCCcacttgaatatatataagcCTCTCTCAAATCCCACTAAGTCTCAcaatctcatctctctctctctctctctctcacattataGTTTGATCCATATGGCTTCATCTCAACTTACAATATCTCCAAGAAAGCTTCGATCCGATGTATATTCCTACTCATACCAAGATGACTCAAACACACCATTGGTGATCAATGTTCTTGCTTCTCTTATTGAGAGAAGTATGGCTAGGAATGAAAGGATTGTCAAAAATTGTAGATGGGCTTTGTCTAAAGACGTTAGAACCCGAGTTTTCGATTGCCATGAGACACCGGACATGACAATTGAGTCCTATCTAGAGAGGATTTTCCGGTACACTCGTGCTGGGCCATCGGTTTATGTTGTTGCATATGTCTATATTGATCGGTTTTGCCAGACTAATCCTGGATTTCGGATCAATGCTACAAATGTGCATAGGCTTCTCGTTACAACGATCATGGTGGCATCTAAGTATGTGGAGGACAT GAATTACAGAAATTCATACTTTGCAAGAGTTGGTGGATTAACCACAGAAGAATTGAACACAATGGAGCTTGAATTTCTATTCTTGATGAAATTCAAATTACATGTAAATGTAAGTGTTTTTGAGAGTTATTGTAGTCACTTAGAAAGAGAAGTCAGCATTGGAGGAGGTTACCATATAGAGAGGACTTTAAGATGTGCTGAAGAAATCAAAGCAAGGCAAAATGAAGAAAGTGGGTATACTAAGATTGCTCGAGTTATGTTGTAG